A single window of Sander vitreus isolate 19-12246 unplaced genomic scaffold, sanVit1 ctg395_0, whole genome shotgun sequence DNA harbors:
- the pmvk gene encoding phosphomevalonate kinase: MWSDSQEAGIGLLHIILHTYIYTIYISLRSSAANRRVCLYFILYYILYIYTHAHTVRNRGLMEDPAAEPKLVLVFSGKRKSGKDYVTDLIHSRLGPDVCCVLRLSGPLKQQYAQEQGLDLDQLLGPGLYKEQFRADMILWGETRRRHDPGFFCRLATRGARQPVWVVSDARRLSDLRWFFSEFPRQTRSVRVESSETTRTQRGWSFTAGVDDAESECGLDSGVEFDWIITNEADAPSLEEQLQPILKLAEEASSSSS; the protein is encoded by the exons ATGTGGTCCGACAGTCAGGAAGCAGGGATAGGCCTACTTCATATTatactacatacatatatatacacaatatatatatcaCTCAGGAGCTCCGCAGCGAACCGAAGGGTCTGCTTATACTTCATATTAtactacatactatatatatatacacacgcacacacagtccgGAACAGAGGACTGATGGAGGATCCAGCAGCTGAACCCAAACTGGTTCTGGTGTTCAGCGGGAAACGGAAGTCCGGGAAGGATTACGTGACGGACCTGATTCACAGCCG tTTGGGACCAGATGTTTGCTGCGTCCTCCGTCTGTCTGGACCTCTCAAACAGCAGTACGCTCAG GAGCAGGGTCTGGACCTGGACCAGCTGCTGGGACCTGGTCTCTATAAGGAGCAGTTTCGGGCCGATATGATTCTTTGGGGAGAAACTCGCCGACGCCACGACCCCGGATTCTTCTGTCGCCTAGCAACCAGAGGAGCACGGCAACCTGTCTGG gtGGTGAGTGATGCTCGCCGGCTGTCTGACCTGCGATGGTTCTTCTCCGAGTTTCCTCGACAGACTCGAAGTGTTCGAGTTGAAAGTTCAGAAACCACTCGGACACAGAGGGGGTGGAGCTTCACCGCAG gtgtGGATGATGCGGAGTCTGAGTGCGGTCTGGACAGCGGGGTGGAGTTTGATTGGATCATCACCAACGAGGCCGACGCCCCTTCACTAGAAGAGCAGCTGCAGCCAATCCTGAAGCTTGCAGAGgaagcatcatcatcatcatcataa